The Kribbella jejuensis region CACCACCGACCAGCTCCGGATGCTCGACGCCGGCGAGATCGACCTCGGCCTGGTCCGTACGCCGGTGACGTTGCCGCCGGCAATCATGTCCGAACACCTCGCCGAGGAGGAGCTCGGCGTCCTGCTGAGTGCCGGTCACCCGCTCGGCGACCGGCCTGAGCTCACCCTCGGCGACCTGGCCGGCCTCGAGCTGATCTGGATCCCGCGGGCCGCCGCGCCCGAGTTCCACGACGACACGCTCCGCCGGATCGGTCCGGGCGTACGGCTCAGCGAGATCAGCATGAGCCACTCCCAGCTGCGATCGGCCCTGCTCGTCCGGCGATCCGCCTTCAGCCTCGGGTCCCGCCGGGCCGCGACGCCCGATGTCGTCTGGCGGCCGATCGCGGGCCGTCCGCTGGTCGCGCGGTACGCCGCCGTCTGGCGCTCGGACTCCAGCAACCCGGTGCTACGGGCAATGACCGTTAGCCCTGGTCTAACGGTCATTAGGCAACAAGTCCTGGCGGACTGACCTTCGCGGTGGTTGGCTCGAAACGTCAACCACAGAAGGAGATTCAGTGCAGGAACACGTCGTGATCGTCGGTGGCAGCTCCGGCATGGGCCGCGCGCTCGCCGCCGAGCTCGTTGCCCAGGGCAGCGAAGTCACCGTCGCGGGCCGGACCCCGGCCAAATTGGAAGCAGTACGCACCGAGCTCGGCGTACGAACCGTCGAAATGGATCTAGCGAACGAGCAGGACATCGAGCGGTTGTTCGCGACCACCGGCAGGATCAACCACCTGGTCAGCACCGCCGCGGACGTCGGCGGCGCCTACCAGCCGATCATCGCGTACGACGTGGCCGCGGCCCGCTCCGCCGTCGACTCCAAGTTGCTCGGGCCGCTGCTGCTCGCCAAGCACGGCGCCCCGGTACTCGAACCCGGTGGGTCGATCGTGTTCACCTCGGGCATCGCGGCGTACCGGCCGGGGCCGAAGGCATCGTTGCTCGCGGCACTCAACGGCGCACTCGCCTCGCTCGCCGCGGCACTCGCGGTCGAACTCGCGCCGCTGCGGGTCAACGTGGTCTCACCCGGCTGGGTGGACACGCCGATCTGGCAGGACGTCGCCGGCGACGCCGCACCCGCGACCCTGGCCGCGATGGCGGCCCGCCTCCCGGTCGGCCGGATCGGCCACACCCAGGACATCGCCGCCGCCATCATCGCCCTACTACGCAACGGTTTCATCACCGGCACCGTCCTCCACGCCGACGGCGGCCACCGGCTGGTCTGAAAGGGGTTCCCCGGCAACGGATAATAGTTGCCGGGGACAACTACAGCTTACGGTCGGCCGAAGAAGTTCGGGGGAATCCAGTAGTAGACGCTGTCGATCTGCACCGGCTTGCCCGTGCGGGGGGCGTGGATCATCATCCCGTTGCCGATGTACATCGCGACGTGGTGGATGGTGCCCGGGTCGTTCGGGTTGGTCGCCCAGAAGATCAGGTCGCCTGGCCGGAGGTCGTCCTCCTGGATGTGCTGGATCTGCTCGTACTGCGCGACGCTGTAGTGCGGCAGCTGCACACCGGCCTGCTCCCACGCACCCTGTGTCAACCCGGAGCAGTCCCAGCGGTTCGGACCGGTCGCGCCCCACAGGTACATGTCCCCGAGCTGATGCATCGCGAACCTGATCGCCGCCTTCGCGCCATGCCCCGAGGAACTCCCGCCACCACCGTCGTTGCCGTTCCCGCTGCCGTTCCCACCGCCACCCGAAGGCTGGTCGTGCCGCGGCTTCTTGCCGTGGTGCTTCTTCGCCTCCTCGCGGGCTTCCTGCTCCTCGCGAGCACGCTCGGCGGCCGCGGCGCGGCGCTCCGCGGCCTCGCGGGCGGCGATCCGGCGCTTCAGCTCGGCGGCCTTGCGGGCAGCCTCCTCGGCGGCCTTGATCCGGGCGAGCTCTTCGAGCCCGCGCTGCCGCTGGGCGGCGACCTTGACCGAGATGTTCTGCAGAACGGCGAGCTGGTTGATCGAGTTCGTCCGCTGCACACCGATCGCGGTGACGGCCGCCGCCTGCGCCGCCTCCGCTGCCTCGGCCGCCTTCTTCGCCGCGGCTGCCTCGTCGGCTGCCTTCTTCACCTTCGCGAGCGCCTGGTCGGCCTGGACCTTGAACAGGTTCGCCATCACCTGCGTGGCCGAGAACCGCAGGTACGACCCCTGCATCGCGGCCGACACCGAGTGCGCCGCACCGGCGGAGTCGAGCAACTGCTGCGGACCCTCGGCGGTGAACAGCGGCGCGAGCTTCGCGACGTCGCCACCACCCTGGTACGACGCGGCAGCGAAACGGCCGATCTGCTGCCGCTGGACGGCGAGCGTCTGCTCGGCCTCCTTGGCCCGGGCCGCGGCGGCGGTCGCGGCGGCCTGCGCCAGCTGCAACCGGTACACGGCACCGTTGTAGGCCTCGTCGGCGATACCGGACTGGATCCCGAGCTGCTCGAGCCGGGCGTTCGCCGCGGCGAGTTCGCGCTCGATCTTGGCGACCTGGGCGGCCTTCGAGTTCGCGGCCTGCTTGGCCCGCTCGACCGCGGCCTTGGACGGGATCACCGGCGGCTTCGGCTTGGCTGCCTCGGCCGGGAGCGTGGGCACGGCCATCGAGCCGGCCAAGCAGATCGCGAGCACCCCAGAGGTCAGCAGCTTGGCTGCCCGTCCGGTCTTCCCAGCACTCGCGACCCGTTCGCCGGACGTGGCCCTGAGGGGCGTCCGCATCGGAGTCGTTCCTTCCGCCGGTCACGAACCCCTTCCCCAGGGTTCGTGAACTTTTGGTCCTCCTGGACCACATACGTGACACTAGTTGCCTAGAGCCCCATTGGGAACAGTTTTCACACAAGTATCTTTGTTTCACCCGTGTGTCGACTTGACAAACTACAAGCTTGTAATTCCGCGAAGTCGCAGGTGGGCGCGCGAAAAACGCCCCTCCGCACCGGTTGCGGAGGGGCGTTGCGGGGATCGCTGGGATTCAGCTCAGGACGAACGACGCGACCACCGGCAGGTGGTCCGAGGCCGGCGTCACCGGCACTGAAGCCTGCGTCGGGCGCAGGCCCGCGCTGTGCAGCTGGAAGTCGATCCGCTTCGTCGGCTTGTCCGCCTCGATCGTGTAGCCCGGACCGCTGCCGACCTCGGGCCAGGTGTCGTCGTACACGGCGGTCAGCGTCTTGATCTCCGGCGCCATCGGGGTCGCGTTCAGGTCGCCGACGAGCAGCGTGGGCGTCGTCGAACCGCTCAGCAGCTCGACCACCTTCTGCGCCTGCTCGAGCCGTTCGGCGTTGTTGTTGCTGGTCAGATGGGTGTTCGCGAAGCGCAGTTTCGCGCCGCGCACTGTGAGGTTCGCCACCGCGAGGCCACGCTGTTCACCGGTCGGGTACAGCGGCAGCAGGGTGTTCTCGAAGTCCTGGATCGGGTACTTCGACAAGATCGCGGTCCCGTACTGGCGACGCGGCTCCCCCGGGTTCACCGGCGGCAGATCGAGGTTGGCGGCGTACGCGTAGTGCATCTTCAGCCGCTGCGCGAACCAGGCCGGCTGGTCCACCCAGTTGCTCCGCGCGGCCCAGTGCCGGTCGACCTCCTGCAGCCCGATCACGTCGGCCTTGGACTGCTCGATCAGTACGGCGATCCGCTCCAGGTCGAGGACGCCGTCGATCCCCGCGCCGTGGTGGATGTTGTAGGTCATCACGGTCAACGGCCGGCCCGGACGACCCGCGTCCGGCTGAGCCGCGGCCACAGTAGCTACTACCATCAGCAACCCCACCAGAACGGTCAGCAATTTACGCATGCGCCCATCTTTCCGGAAAACCGGCGACACCCGCGCGACGAGCGAGTGTCGCCGAGCTGAACGTCAGTTCATGACACGACCGGCAGCTCAGTGCACCAGGCGGCCGACCGCGCCCTTCGCTCCGGAGGCCCAGCAGCCGGCGTTGATGCCGTGGCCGGCGCACTCGACACTGTCGAAGCTGCCGTCGTAGAACTGCTTCCAGCTCCGCCCGCCGTCGAAACTCACGTCGCTCCCGGACGGGCCGACCGCGATCACGGTGAACGGCGACCACGGGACGAAGTGCGAACCACTCCGGTAGCCCTTCGGCGCCTGGTCGGCCGGTACCAGCTTCCACGTGCGGCCACCGTCGTACGTCACCGAGGCCGCGTTCACCGCCTCTGTCGGCTTGGTGAAGTCACCGCCGACGGCGACGCCGAACAACGTGTTCCGGAACGCCAGGCTGAAGATTCCGGCCGCCGCACCACTGGCCATCGGCGAGTCCGCGACCGTCCAGTGCCGGCCGCCGTCGTCGGTCCGGAACACCCGCGGCCGGTCGCCACCACCGGTCGCGAACCAGGCCGTCCGGCCCGGTCCCGCGACCAGGCAGGTCCCGCTCGCGGCGAAGCCGAACTCGCCGGTCAGCGCGGCCGGCATCCCGCCGGTCGGCTGCACCTGCCAGGACCTGCCGCCGTCCGACGTCGCCGCGATCCGGAACTTCCCGTCCACCGGGTCGCTCATCGCCAGCCCATGCTTGGCGTCGTTGAACGCGATGCAGTCGTAGAACGCCTTCGGGTCGGTGTTGCGGAAGGTTTCCGACCACGTCTTCCCACCGTCGTCGGTGCGGTAGACCCGGGAGTCCTCCCCTTCGCCGATCGTCAGCGCGACGGCCCGCCGTGCGTCGAAGGCCTCGACGTCGCGGAACTGCAGGCTTTCCGCACCGGCCGGACTGACGTTCTGCCAGTGCTTCCCGCCGTCGACCGTCCGGAACACGGTGCCCGACGTACCGGCCACCCAGGCGACGTCCTTACTGACCGCGGCCAGTCCACGGAACTGCGCCGTCGTACCAGTCGGCGTCAACTCCCACCGGTACGACGGTCCGCCGTGCGCCTGAGCGGGTACGACGTTCGCCATCAACAACAGACCTCCTGCCGCGAGAGCGGCCACACGCAGGATTCTCATGCGCGGAAATCTAACCCGCCGTCAGCTGAAAAGACTGCGCCGCGCCTCCGTCGCAGGTGAGTTGGACCAATTGCGTGCTGTCTGCGACCGAACTGTTCGGGACGGCCAGGCACTTGCTGCTGTACCTGCTGACGAAATGGAAGTTTCCGGAACCTTCGGAAACCGCCTGCCATTGCTGGTTGTTTCCGCCGCTGTACATCCACAACTGCAGGCCCGCATTGTCCGCCGCCGACACCCCGGTCACGTCGATCACCTTGGTCTCGTCGTTGCGGTTGTTCACCCGGGTGAAACCGCCGGACGTCGGCTGGAACTGGAACTGCTGCGCCTGCGTGCCGTTGCAGGTGTACTGCTGGATGACGGTCCCGTTCGCGGTCCCGGCGGCGCGGGCGTCGACACATTTTCCGTTGCCCTTGTTGGCGATCCGGTACCACGCGGTCGGCGACGGCTGGCCCGCCGGCGGCGTGGTACCGGCACCGCCGAGCCACTTCAGGGCGTCCATCATGAACTGGTTCTGCGCCGGGCTGTCGAACGTCGACGACAGCCTGGTGTTGGTGTCGTAGTTCATCGCGTTGTGGCCGAAGTTCGCGTAGATCATCTTGTAGTGCTTGTTGGTCCAGATGATCGGGTAGTAGCCGGAGTACCAGGTCTGGTTCGGATCGGTGCCGACCGGGAAGCTGGATGGGTCGATCGAGGCCAGGATCTGGATCTCGGGGTTGTTCCGCAGATCGTTCTGCCAGCTGTACCACTCACTCACCGACGACCGGAACGTCGCTCCGGTGTTCACCAGCGCCGGATGTGAACGGTTCTCGGTCCGCAGCGTCACCGCCGTCGGCCCCCAGGTGTTCGAGACGAAGTACCCGGTACCGAGGAACGTGTTGTTGAACCACGGCCAGTTGCCACTCGCATCGTTGTACGCCGACACGTGGAACCCGAAGAACGCGCCACCGTTGTCCATGTAGTTCTTGAACCCGTTGCGTTGGGCGTCGGTGTGCGGCGAGTCGTCGAGGAACATCACCACCTGGTACTGCGAGGCGCTGAGATTGTCGAGCTGGTCCCAGTTGTTCGTTGCCGTGTAGGAGAACCCGTTGTCCGCTCCGAACTGCGGGAAGCGCTGGTTCGCTTCCTTCTCGAAGTCGATATGGGCGGCGTCCCAGGTACCGCTGTAGAAGGCGAGCACCTTGAAGGTTTGGACCGCGGCGACGGCGGGCGAGGTCAGGCCACTGATCACGAGGACCAAGGCGAGCAGGAAGGTGGGCAGGCGAAAACGATCGGAAAGCATGGGGGCGGACCTTTCCGTCAGAACCTTCTGAAATTTCAGATCTTAAATTAACTCCCGATCAAAGCCCTGTCCAGAGCCCATCACCTGACTGCCCAGAACGCTCAGCAACCGCAACTTCTCCGCGCTCTCGCTGCCCGGCTCGGCGGTGAAGACGATCAGCGTCTGCTGCTGGTCGCGGTTGTCGATCAGCTCGCAGTACAGCTCGAGGTCGCCCACCGACGGATGCCGGAATCGCTTCGTCCGGCTGTGCGCGACCACGACCTCGTGCGCGTCCCAGATCTCGGCGAACTCCGGGCTGGCCTTCTGCAGCGCGCGCACGATCGAGGCGGCGTACGACTTCGGGCCGTCGATGGTCGCGACCGTCCGCAGCATCGAGACGAGCAGCTTGCTGTGCGTGGTCAGCTCGGGCTCGGCGTACAGAGCGCGCGTCTCCGGGTGCATGAACCAGCGGTACACCTCGCTGCGCTCCATGCCCTGGAAGTTGGTCAGCTCACCCGCGAATGCGACGTGTGTCGGGGTCTGGGCGACCACCTCGCCGACCCGGTTCAGCAACATCGCGGGGGTGTCGTGCAGCCGGTCGAGAATCCGCAGCATCCCGGGGTCGACGTGGTCGGCGCGCGTCGAGCGTGGCGGCGTACCGTGACCGGCGAGCAGGAACAGGTGGTCGCGCTCGTCGAGCGTCAGGCGCAGGGCGCGAGCGATCGCGCCGAGCATCTCGACCGACGGCTGCGGACCGCGGCCGCCTTCGAGTCGGCTGTAGTAGTCCGTCGACATCGACGCCAGCGCGGCGACCTCCTCGCGGCGCAGGCCGGGCGTACGGCGCCGGCGCCCGCGCGGCATGCCGACGTCCTCGGGTTGCAGGGCCTCGCGGCGTTTGCGCAGGAAGTCGGACAGGTCGGAGTACTCCATAGGTCCAGTGTCCCTCCGAATGACAGGGCGTCCCGGCCGTTATCCACGGCTTGGCAAGCAGAGGCTGACCACAGCCTGGTTGCCGTCGGCATCCAGCGCCAACCTGGAGCCATGAAAACGACCGGCAACACGATCTTCCTCACCGGCGGTACGTCGGGTATCGGCCTCGAACTCGCCCGCCGCTTCCGCGACCTCGGCAACACCGTGATCATCAGCGGCCGCCGCAAGGACCTCCTCGACCGGATCGCCGCCGAGGACGGCATCGACGGCGTCCAGCTCGACGTCGCCGACCCGGCGTCGATCACCGCCGCCTATGAAGCGGTCACCACGAAGTACCCGGCTGTGAACGTCCTGATCACGATGGCCGGCATCATGCAGCCCGAGGACCTCAAGAACCACGACCTGGCCCTGGCCGAAGAGATCATCACGATCAACCTGCTGGGCACGATCCGCACCGTCGCGGCCTTCACGCCGCATCTGCTCGAGCAGCAGGACGCGGTCATCATGACCGTCAGCTCGGGCCTCGCCTTCGTCCCGCTCGTGATCACGCCGACGTACAACGCGACGAAGGCAGCCATCCACAGCTACACCCAGAGCCTCCGCCACCAGCTCCCGCTCCAGGTGATCGAGCTCGTCCCACCGGCGGTGCAGACGACCCTCCTCAACCAGGAGAACGACCCACACGCCATGCCCCTGGCCGAATACGCCGACGAAACCATCCAGCTCCTGAAGGACAACCCCAACGCCGAGGAAATCCTCGTCACCCGAGTCCACTTCCTCCGCAACGCCGAAAAGGAGAACCGCTACGAGTCAGTCGTCGCGGCCCTCAACTCAGTCGCCTAAGGCCTGCTCGATCCGCTCGACCTTCGCGGTCAGCTGGCCCGTGTAGCCCGGGCGGATGTCGGCCTTCAGTACCAAACTGACCCGCGGTGAGACGGCGGCGACGGCGTCGACGGCCCGTTTGACCACCGCCATCACCTCGTCCCACTCGCCCTCGAGGTTGGTGAACATCGCATTGGTCTCGTTGGGAAGACCGGAGGCACGAACGACGCGGACGGCCTCAGCCACCGCTTCGCTCACGCCTCCGGTCTCATCGCCGGCGGCCGGACTGATACTGAAGGCAACGATCATGCGTCCAGGATGTCAGGCTCCTCCTGCGCTCGCCGCTCGGCTCCGGACGTGGTGAGGAGTGCCTTTTCCTTGATGAACAGGACTGCTATCAGGGCCAGTACGGCGAACGGGACCGACATCATGAACAGGTCCGCGGTCGCGTCGCCGTAGGCGTTCTCGACCACGACGCGTACCTGGTCCGGCAGGTCCTTGATGTTCGGTACGGCGCTGCCCGCGCCCGAGGACGCGCCGCCCGGGTTCAGCATCTCGGTGACCTTGTTGGCCAGCACCGCGCCGAGGACGCTGACGCCGATGGTGCCGCCCATGCTCCGGAAGAAGCTGACCGCCGACGTCGCCGCACCCAGCTCACGAGCCGGTACGTCGTTCTGTGCGGCGAGGACCAGGTTCTGCATCACCAGACCGATGCCGACACCGAGGACCAGCATGAAGGCCCACAGCATGTACTTCGACGTGTGCGCGTCGATCGTGCCGAACAACGCCAGCCCGATCGGCAGCAGCACACTGCCGACGACCAGGTAGATCTTCCAGCGGCCGTACTTCGTGATCAGCGCACCGGCGATCGTCGACGCGGTCATCATGCCGAGGATCATCGGCAGGCTCATCAGACCGGCCTTGGTCGGCGTGTAGCCCTGCGCGATCTGGAAGTACTGCGCGAGGAACACCGAGCCGGCGAACATCGCCACCCCGACCAGTGCGCTGGCGATGATGGCCAGCGTTACCGTGCGGTTGCGGAACAGGTCCATCGGGATGATCGGCTCCGGGTGCCGGCGCTCGACCAGTACGGCGGCCAGCAACAGGACCGCAGCGGCCCCGACCAGCGCGAAGCTCCAGCCGGAGACCCAGTCGAACTTGTTCCCGGCGAACGAGGACCAGACGAGCAGCGTGCTGACGCCGCCCATGATCAGGACCGCACCCCACCAGTCGATCTTCACGTCCCGTTTCACGGTCGGCAGCTTCAGCGTGCGCTGCAGCAGGATCATCGCGGCGATCACGAACGGTACGCCGATCAGGAAGCAGGCCCGCCAACCGAGCGGCGAGTCGACCAGGAAACCGCCGAGCAGCGGTCCGCCGACGGTCGCGGACGCGAAGATCGCGCCGAACACACCGGAGTACCGGCCGAGCTCACGCGGCGGGATGATCGCCGCCATCACGATCTGCACCAGCGCGGTCAGACCGCCACCGCCGAGACCCTGGAGCACGCGACTGCCGAGCAGTACCTCGATGTTCGGCGCGAAGCCGGCGACCAGCGAACCGATCACGAAGAAGCTCAGCGAGAGCTGGATCAGCAGCTTGTTGTTGTAGAGGTCGGCGAGCTTGCCCCACAACGGCACGGTGGCCGTCATCGTCAGCAGCTCGAGCGTGACGACCCAGGTGTACGAGGACTGGCTGGCGCCCAGGTCATGGATGATCCGCGGCAGTGCGGTCGAGACCACGGTGCCGGCGAGGATGGCCACGAACAGACCCATCATCAGGCCGGACATCGCCTGGATCGTCTGCCGTGGAGTAAGAGTGGCGGTGACCTCACCCACCGGTTCCGGGGTGGATGACGAGGTCGTCGTCATGAGTTGCCTTTCTGGTCAGCTGCCGCGAAGGCGGTGTCGATGCCCTGGGCAAGTAGTTGGAACGCTTCGTCGAGCAGTTCGGGGATCGGGCGGTCCGGGGCGGTCTTGTGCAGCTCCATCACCACCCGGCAGGCGGCGCCCGCAGTACTGACGATCAGCGCGGGCCGGATCGAACCGGCCGGCTCGCCCATCCGCTCGGTGAGCGCCTCGGTGAGCTGCCGCTCGTCGTCGATGCTCGACATCATCAGCTGGTACAGCAGGGTCGGGGAGCTCATGATCAGCTCACCGCGCCGGGACAGTTGCCCGTCGCTCTCGAGCTCCCGCAGTACGTCGTGCACGATGAACGACATCGTGGTCAGCGGCGACTCGCCGGCGGGCGCGGCCCGCATCCGCTCGAGCGCCCGGACCAGCTGCTCCGGATTGCGCGCGAGGATCGCATGCTCCTTGTGCGGGAAGTAGTTGAAGAACGTCCGCACCGACACGTCGGCCGCCTCGGCGATCTCCTCCACCGTGACGTGCTCCGGCCCCTTCTCCAACGCCAGCCGCAACGCGGCGTCGGCCAACGCCGCCCGCGTCTGCAGTTTCTTGCGCTCCCGCAACCCACCCTCAGCCCCCACGACACCAGGCTAGGCAGAAACTTGCACCCACTGCAAACTATTAACCCTGAAACTTTGCAGTCCGCGAAAGCTTCGGGATCCAGGCCGGTACGACGCGGCAGTACTCCTCGTACTGCGCGCCGTAGCGGGCTCGGAGTACCGGCTCCTCGTACCAGTGGACGAACGACGCCATCACCGCCCACGCGATGACGCCGTACACGAGAACCCGCCAGTCGAGGAAGAGCAGTGCCTGGCCGAGGATCGCCGCGACGACGCCGACGTACATCGGGTTGCGGACGAAGCGGTAGTCGCCGCCCACGACGAGGTCCTGCGTCGGGGCGATCGGGGCGGGGGTGCCGCGGCCTTCGCGGACGAAGCGGACGAACGCCCGCAGTACGACGAAAGCGCCGGCCGCGACGATGATCAACCCGGGCCAGAAGCGCGGACCCGCCCAGCCGCTGACCCACCACGGCAACACCCCGCCGACGACGCACGGCGCAACAAAGAAGAACACCGCACTCCCGAGAACGGCTTTTACCATGGGACAATTAAAGGCCCTGTGCGGTGGTTCAAGGCCGGAGATCGGGAGGCTCGGGTCGGCGGTTGAGGGATTGGGGCGGGCCGCTGCGGGTGCTGTACGTGCCCCAGCCGGACGTGCCGCGCGCGGGTGATGCGACGCCGCCGAAAGAGATGCGGCGGGCGAAGTACTCACCGGCGATTTCCCGGGCTTCTTCGAATGCCTGGTGTCCGACGGCGGCCGAGCGGCTGAAGAGTTGGTGGGAGGCGACGATCGACAACCCGGGAAGCTTGCCGAAGTGCTTCCACATCGCGTTGGTGATCCGGCGCTCCGCTATTACGCGTTCGGTCGCGAAATGCGGGGCGCCGAGGCCGTAGCGGTCGGCGATGATTCCGGCGGCGACGGTCCATTTACCGGTCGCGTTGACGACTACCATCCGGCGAAGGATCTCGAGGCGATCGGCCTCGTCCAGCGTCCCGAGTTCGTAGGCCAGCGTCTCGGCCGCCGGGGTGAACCGCTCGTACGCCATCAGCCCGATCACGTTCTTGATGCCTGGGGCAACGAGATCCAGCTGGAGCTCGTCGATGTAGTCGTCCAGCGTCTCGTGGCCGTAGCTCTCGGTCACGCCTTCCTCGAACGCCCGTACCGCGTCGATCCGGAAGTCCTGCTGCGCGTCCGCATGCTCGGTACCCGGTCCGGCGAGCAGATGCAGGTTCTCGTGGTACACCACGGCGAGCGCTTCGCGGTACCGCAGCAGCGTCGCGTCGTCCACCTGCTGCCCGGCGTACCGGAACATCTCCCGGAGCGGCCGCAGCACCCGTTCCTCGTCGTACCGGATCGTGTGGTCCCAGCCGGCCGAGCCGAGTACCAGCTTGCCGTCGTCGGTCAGCTCGTACGGCTGGACGTCGTACGTCCCGTTCCAGCTGGAATGGTCGGCACCGGTGACGTTGATCGCGGCCAGGTGCTGCACCCGCATGAACTCCTCGAACGAGGCAGGCCGCATCAACCCCCGAGCTCCGCTCGCCAACTGTCCGCGAGCCGGGCCAGCGGTTCGTTCACCGCGAGTACGGCGTACTGCTCGAACTCGTCGTCCGTCTCGAGCGCGACCGCCGTGATGTCGCGTATCCCGTCCTCCAACCGGGTCAGACGTTCGCGCGCGTCACCCTCGTCCCGCTCCGCCTCCGCAGCGATCCGCTGCACGCGCTCCATCCGCTCCCGGGCGTCGGGTGACGTGTGCGCCGCCCATCGATCGATCAGGAAGCCCGCCGTCTGCTGCAACCGCTGGTCATCGATCGCCGGTACGACGTCACGCAACCCGGCCAGCGCTTCGCGTGCGTCGACGCGCCCGAGCCGCCACTCCCGCTGCGCCGCCTTGTAGCGCTCGAGGAACTCGTCGTACCGCACGCATCGCACTGTAGCGCCGCCGGGATTCGCCGGGCTCCGATGAGTTTCGATCACCGGCCTCCTCTGTACGAGTAGAAGCCTCGTCCGAAGGAGAAGGAAATGTTGCTGGAGAACAAGAACGTGGTCGTCTACGGCGGCGGCGGAGCAGTCGGCGGCGCGGTCGCCCGTGGATTCGCCGAAGCCGGCGCGAAGGTGTTCCTGACCGGGCGGAATCCCGACAACGTGAACACCGTCGCCAAGGAGATCTCCGCGGCGGGCGGAGCCGTCGAAGCTGCCGTGGTCGACGCTGCGGACGAGCAATCCGTCTCCGAGCACCTCGACGCGGTCGTCGCCGACGCCGGCTCCATCGACGTGTCATTCAATGCCATCGGGATCTCACCACGAGGGCTACAGGGCATCCCGTTCACCGAGCTGCCCGTTGACAACTTCCTGCGACCGGTCACGACGTACGCCGAGGCTCATTTCGTGACCGCGAAGGCCGCGGCACGGCACATGATCCCGCGCGGCTCGGGCGTGATCATGATGCACACTCCGGAACCTGCCCGCCTGCCCATGCCCCTGGTCGGCGGCATGAGCGTCGGCTGGGCCGCAATGGAGGCCCTCAACCGAGCGCTGTCCTCCGAATGGGCCCAGTACGGCGTCCGCTCGATCTGCCTGCGTACCACCGCGATGGTCGAGACACCCGTCATCGATGTCGTCTTCGGACTGCAGGCCGACACCTTGGGCATCCCCAAGGACCAGCTCACCGCTGCCGAGGCCGCGATGACCCACCGCAAGCGCCTCACGACCCTGACCGAACTCACTTCGGCGGCGGTCTTCTTCGCCTCCGACCACGCGGCGGCCATCACCGGAACCGTCGCCAACCTGACCGGCGGCCTGATCGTCGATTGAGCCCGTGAGAGGCAAGTTCATGAACGATCTGCTCGCGACCGCGGTCGCCGCGCACGGCGGAATGGACCGCTGGAATCGGATCCGGACGATCCGCGTCGACGCCAACATCACCGGCGCCTTCTGGCAGCTCAAAGGAAAGAGCGACGCGATGAAGGACGTCCACTTCGAGGTCGACACGACGCAGGAACGGCTGACGATGGACTTCGCCGGCCGGAACCTGCGATCACTCTTCCGACCCGACCGGGTCGTCCTGCAGCAACTCGACGGCACGGTCGTCGAGGCTCGCGACGACCCGGAGCGGTCGTTCGACGGCCACCGGTTCGAGACGCCGTGGGACGACCTGCACCTGGCGTACTTCACCGGCGAAGCTCTGTGGACGTACCTGAACACGCCGTTCGTGTTCACGTCGGCGGGTTTCGTCTGCACGGAGCTCGCACCCGTCGACGTCGACGGTGAAACCTGGCGGCGGCTGCGGGTGCGGTTCCCCGACCACATCAGGACCCACACCCACGAGCAGGTCTTCTGCTTCGGCCCGGACGGTCTGCTGCGCCGCCACGACTTCACGATCGACATCGTCGATCCGGACACCGAGTCGCAGTTGTACGCCGCCGACTACCGCAGCGTCGACGGCATCATCATCCCGGCCACGCGCCGCGCGTACACCGACGACCACTCCGTCCTGGTT contains the following coding sequences:
- a CDS encoding SDR family oxidoreductase — its product is MKTTGNTIFLTGGTSGIGLELARRFRDLGNTVIISGRRKDLLDRIAAEDGIDGVQLDVADPASITAAYEAVTTKYPAVNVLITMAGIMQPEDLKNHDLALAEEIITINLLGTIRTVAAFTPHLLEQQDAVIMTVSSGLAFVPLVITPTYNATKAAIHSYTQSLRHQLPLQVIELVPPAVQTTLLNQENDPHAMPLAEYADETIQLLKDNPNAEEILVTRVHFLRNAEKENRYESVVAALNSVA
- a CDS encoding TetR family transcriptional regulator; translation: MGAEGGLRERKKLQTRAALADAALRLALEKGPEHVTVEEIAEAADVSVRTFFNYFPHKEHAILARNPEQLVRALERMRAAPAGESPLTTMSFIVHDVLRELESDGQLSRRGELIMSSPTLLYQLMMSSIDDERQLTEALTERMGEPAGSIRPALIVSTAGAACRVVMELHKTAPDRPIPELLDEAFQLLAQGIDTAFAAADQKGNS
- a CDS encoding thiamine-binding protein produces the protein MIVAFSISPAAGDETGGVSEAVAEAVRVVRASGLPNETNAMFTNLEGEWDEVMAVVKRAVDAVAAVSPRVSLVLKADIRPGYTGQLTAKVERIEQALGD
- a CDS encoding helix-turn-helix transcriptional regulator, translating into MEYSDLSDFLRKRREALQPEDVGMPRGRRRRTPGLRREEVAALASMSTDYYSRLEGGRGPQPSVEMLGAIARALRLTLDERDHLFLLAGHGTPPRSTRADHVDPGMLRILDRLHDTPAMLLNRVGEVVAQTPTHVAFAGELTNFQGMERSEVYRWFMHPETRALYAEPELTTHSKLLVSMLRTVATIDGPKSYAASIVRALQKASPEFAEIWDAHEVVVAHSRTKRFRHPSVGDLELYCELIDNRDQQQTLIVFTAEPGSESAEKLRLLSVLGSQVMGSGQGFDRELI
- a CDS encoding MDR family MFS transporter, giving the protein MTTTSSSTPEPVGEVTATLTPRQTIQAMSGLMMGLFVAILAGTVVSTALPRIIHDLGASQSSYTWVVTLELLTMTATVPLWGKLADLYNNKLLIQLSLSFFVIGSLVAGFAPNIEVLLGSRVLQGLGGGGLTALVQIVMAAIIPPRELGRYSGVFGAIFASATVGGPLLGGFLVDSPLGWRACFLIGVPFVIAAMILLQRTLKLPTVKRDVKIDWWGAVLIMGGVSTLLVWSSFAGNKFDWVSGWSFALVGAAAVLLLAAVLVERRHPEPIIPMDLFRNRTVTLAIIASALVGVAMFAGSVFLAQYFQIAQGYTPTKAGLMSLPMILGMMTASTIAGALITKYGRWKIYLVVGSVLLPIGLALFGTIDAHTSKYMLWAFMLVLGVGIGLVMQNLVLAAQNDVPARELGAATSAVSFFRSMGGTIGVSVLGAVLANKVTEMLNPGGASSGAGSAVPNIKDLPDQVRVVVENAYGDATADLFMMSVPFAVLALIAVLFIKEKALLTTSGAERRAQEEPDILDA
- a CDS encoding ThuA domain-containing protein, whose protein sequence is MLSDRFRLPTFLLALVLVISGLTSPAVAAVQTFKVLAFYSGTWDAAHIDFEKEANQRFPQFGADNGFSYTATNNWDQLDNLSASQYQVVMFLDDSPHTDAQRNGFKNYMDNGGAFFGFHVSAYNDASGNWPWFNNTFLGTGYFVSNTWGPTAVTLRTENRSHPALVNTGATFRSSVSEWYSWQNDLRNNPEIQILASIDPSSFPVGTDPNQTWYSGYYPIIWTNKHYKMIYANFGHNAMNYDTNTRLSSTFDSPAQNQFMMDALKWLGGAGTTPPAGQPSPTAWYRIANKGNGKCVDARAAGTANGTVIQQYTCNGTQAQQFQFQPTSGGFTRVNNRNDETKVIDVTGVSAADNAGLQLWMYSGGNNQQWQAVSEGSGNFHFVSRYSSKCLAVPNSSVADSTQLVQLTCDGGAAQSFQLTAG